One Corythoichthys intestinalis isolate RoL2023-P3 chromosome 9, ASM3026506v1, whole genome shotgun sequence DNA window includes the following coding sequences:
- the sdc4 gene encoding syndecan-4 isoform X1, which yields MRGVADLRECVGDIIGVPAAHWRRAARARARGEQKDEQPSDFHGPTENNKSAFRLFCFSNSPSSSCTTFFLSWDSNMSPFGSSAKFLVFVLVALLATFCSQVASESQVRETETWMPPKDVHAISSASEHSESSGDFGFADDQDEEEEDDDDDYDDDDYFYYDDDEDNEYEVSGSGHGAGSEPSSPGREVTSPPQGPDMDNKIPEWAGPSPSATDDQDESYAVQNGNEIRRPPSRAGAEPPSNVLMSHAAAGRDDSPARTEVLAALICGGGVGLTLAVLLVLLLLHRMKKKDEGSYELGKKPIYTKAPSAEIYA from the exons ATGAGGGGCGTGGCGGATTTACGGGAATGTGTTGGTGACATCATCGGTGTGCCGGCCGCTCATTGGCGGAGAGCAGCGAGGGCACGAGCGAGAGGAGAGCAAAAAGACGAACAACCGTCTGACTTTCACGGACCTACGGAAAACAACAAGTCGGCTTTTCGACTCTTCTGCTTCAGCAACTCGCCGAGCTCAAGTtgcacaactttttttttgtcttgggaTAGCAACATGTCACCTTTTGGAAGTTCGGCGAAGTTTTTGGTTTTCGTCCTGGTGGCACTTTTGGCCACTTTTTGCTCACAGGTCGCCTCCGAGTCG CAGGTGCGTGAGACCGAGACATGGATGCCGCCGAAGGACGTCCACGCCATTTCCTCTGCGAGCGAGCACAGCGAGTCATCGGGAGACTTCGGCTTCGCAGATGACCAAGACGAAGAAGAGGAGGACGACGACGATGACTACGATGATGATGACTATTTCTACTATGACGATGACGAAGACAATGAATATGAGGTGTCGGGGTCTGGCCACGGTGCAG GAAGCGAGCCCTCTTCTCCGGGACGTGAAGTGACATCGCCCCCTCAG GGTCCCGACATGGACAACAAGATCCCAGAGTGGGCCGGCCCGTCTCCATCTGCCACGGACGACCAAGACGAGTCGTACGCGGTGCAAAACGGCAACGAGATTCGACGACCGCCGTCCCGTGCAGGTGCAGAGCCCCCGTCCAACGTGCTAATGTCTCATGCTGCCGCCGGACGCGACGACAGCCCGGCCAGGACTGAGGTCCTCGCGG CTCTCATCTGCGGAGGCGGCGTGGGCCTGACGTTGGCCGTTCTGCTGGTTCTTTTGCTGCTGCACCGCATGAAGAAGAAAGACGAAGGGAGCTACGAGCTAGGCAAAAAACCCATTTACACTAAGGCCCCCAGCGCCGAGATCTATGCCTAA
- the sdc4 gene encoding syndecan-4 isoform X2 → MRGVADLRECVGDIIGVPAAHWRRAARARARGEQKDEQPSDFHGPTENNKSAFRLFCFSNSPSSSCTTFFLSWDSNMSPFGSSAKFLVFVLVALLATFCSQVASESVRETETWMPPKDVHAISSASEHSESSGDFGFADDQDEEEEDDDDDYDDDDYFYYDDDEDNEYEVSGSGHGAGSEPSSPGREVTSPPQGPDMDNKIPEWAGPSPSATDDQDESYAVQNGNEIRRPPSRAGAEPPSNVLMSHAAAGRDDSPARTEVLAALICGGGVGLTLAVLLVLLLLHRMKKKDEGSYELGKKPIYTKAPSAEIYA, encoded by the exons ATGAGGGGCGTGGCGGATTTACGGGAATGTGTTGGTGACATCATCGGTGTGCCGGCCGCTCATTGGCGGAGAGCAGCGAGGGCACGAGCGAGAGGAGAGCAAAAAGACGAACAACCGTCTGACTTTCACGGACCTACGGAAAACAACAAGTCGGCTTTTCGACTCTTCTGCTTCAGCAACTCGCCGAGCTCAAGTtgcacaactttttttttgtcttgggaTAGCAACATGTCACCTTTTGGAAGTTCGGCGAAGTTTTTGGTTTTCGTCCTGGTGGCACTTTTGGCCACTTTTTGCTCACAGGTCGCCTCCGAGTCG GTGCGTGAGACCGAGACATGGATGCCGCCGAAGGACGTCCACGCCATTTCCTCTGCGAGCGAGCACAGCGAGTCATCGGGAGACTTCGGCTTCGCAGATGACCAAGACGAAGAAGAGGAGGACGACGACGATGACTACGATGATGATGACTATTTCTACTATGACGATGACGAAGACAATGAATATGAGGTGTCGGGGTCTGGCCACGGTGCAG GAAGCGAGCCCTCTTCTCCGGGACGTGAAGTGACATCGCCCCCTCAG GGTCCCGACATGGACAACAAGATCCCAGAGTGGGCCGGCCCGTCTCCATCTGCCACGGACGACCAAGACGAGTCGTACGCGGTGCAAAACGGCAACGAGATTCGACGACCGCCGTCCCGTGCAGGTGCAGAGCCCCCGTCCAACGTGCTAATGTCTCATGCTGCCGCCGGACGCGACGACAGCCCGGCCAGGACTGAGGTCCTCGCGG CTCTCATCTGCGGAGGCGGCGTGGGCCTGACGTTGGCCGTTCTGCTGGTTCTTTTGCTGCTGCACCGCATGAAGAAGAAAGACGAAGGGAGCTACGAGCTAGGCAAAAAACCCATTTACACTAAGGCCCCCAGCGCCGAGATCTATGCCTAA
- the LOC130921793 gene encoding ubiquinol-cytochrome-c reductase complex assembly factor 1 isoform X1, translating into MWAVRLAARRPLHITAVRGRVGTGRTDLLLRHKQISSLSRPGALHLTTTCRRTLHLSAQVCSVKETPAPAEEEVGGFTKLIEALGFTGPLKYNKWKIKIAALRMYTCCVERINYDDFFDRCSLPDTLNSWFLVAQLHVWMCLVRMRQEGRAGKYMCRYIVHSMWEDVEQRSKIMGIDAIHRKEALKAMTETFYAALFGYDEGILSGDIVLAAALWRNLFNCQCEDSAQLELMVEYVRKQMQFIDSLDGEDLLLTGEVKWRPLLEENAQSILKVATPTYNDAGL; encoded by the exons ATGTGGGCCGTGCGGCTCGCGGCCCGGCGGCCGCTACACATCACCGCCGTCAGAGGAAGAGTCGGAACCGGCAGGACCGACCTCCTCCTACGCCATAAG CAGATCTCCTCCCTCAGCAGACCTGGTGCGCTCCACTTGACGACTACTTGCCGGCGTACGCTGCACCTGAGCGCGCAG GTATGCAGCGTGAAGGAGACGCCGGCACCCGCGGAGGAAGAAGTAGGAGGCTTCACCAAACTCATTGAGGCTCTGGGCTTCACCGGACCCCTCAAGTACAACAAATGG AAAATCAAGATAGCCGCATTGCGCATGTACACTTGCTGCGTCGAGAGGATCAACTACGACGACTTCTTTGACC GCTGCTCACTGCCAGACACGCTCAACTCCTGGTTCCTGGTGGCGCAGCTGCACGTGTG gaTGTGCCTGGTGCGGATGCGTCAGGAGGGCCGAGCAGGCAAGTACATGTGTCGCTACATCGTGCACTCCATGTGGGAGGACGTCGAGCAGCGCAGCAAGATCATGGGG ATCGACGCCATCCATCGCAAAGAAGCACTGAAAGCCATGACTGAGACCTTCTACGCGGCATTGTTCGGATACGATGAG GGCATCCTTTCGGGCGACATTGTCCTGGCCGCCGCTCTGTGGAGAAACCTCTTCAATTGTCAGTGTGAAGACTCTGCCCAGCTGGAGCTCATGGTGGAGTACGTGCGCAAGCAG ATGCAGTTCATCGACTCCCTGGATGGCGAAGACTTGCTCCTGACCGGTGAAGTCAAGTGGCGTCCTCTACTGGAGGAGAATGCTCAAAGCATCCTGAAAGTGGCCACGCCCACGTACAACGACGCCGGACTGTGA
- the LOC130921793 gene encoding ubiquinol-cytochrome-c reductase complex assembly factor 1 isoform X2 — MWAVRLAARRPLHITAVRGRVGTGRTDLLLRHKISSLSRPGALHLTTTCRRTLHLSAQVCSVKETPAPAEEEVGGFTKLIEALGFTGPLKYNKWKIKIAALRMYTCCVERINYDDFFDRCSLPDTLNSWFLVAQLHVWMCLVRMRQEGRAGKYMCRYIVHSMWEDVEQRSKIMGIDAIHRKEALKAMTETFYAALFGYDEGILSGDIVLAAALWRNLFNCQCEDSAQLELMVEYVRKQMQFIDSLDGEDLLLTGEVKWRPLLEENAQSILKVATPTYNDAGL, encoded by the exons ATGTGGGCCGTGCGGCTCGCGGCCCGGCGGCCGCTACACATCACCGCCGTCAGAGGAAGAGTCGGAACCGGCAGGACCGACCTCCTCCTACGCCATAAG ATCTCCTCCCTCAGCAGACCTGGTGCGCTCCACTTGACGACTACTTGCCGGCGTACGCTGCACCTGAGCGCGCAG GTATGCAGCGTGAAGGAGACGCCGGCACCCGCGGAGGAAGAAGTAGGAGGCTTCACCAAACTCATTGAGGCTCTGGGCTTCACCGGACCCCTCAAGTACAACAAATGG AAAATCAAGATAGCCGCATTGCGCATGTACACTTGCTGCGTCGAGAGGATCAACTACGACGACTTCTTTGACC GCTGCTCACTGCCAGACACGCTCAACTCCTGGTTCCTGGTGGCGCAGCTGCACGTGTG gaTGTGCCTGGTGCGGATGCGTCAGGAGGGCCGAGCAGGCAAGTACATGTGTCGCTACATCGTGCACTCCATGTGGGAGGACGTCGAGCAGCGCAGCAAGATCATGGGG ATCGACGCCATCCATCGCAAAGAAGCACTGAAAGCCATGACTGAGACCTTCTACGCGGCATTGTTCGGATACGATGAG GGCATCCTTTCGGGCGACATTGTCCTGGCCGCCGCTCTGTGGAGAAACCTCTTCAATTGTCAGTGTGAAGACTCTGCCCAGCTGGAGCTCATGGTGGAGTACGTGCGCAAGCAG ATGCAGTTCATCGACTCCCTGGATGGCGAAGACTTGCTCCTGACCGGTGAAGTCAAGTGGCGTCCTCTACTGGAGGAGAATGCTCAAAGCATCCTGAAAGTGGCCACGCCCACGTACAACGACGCCGGACTGTGA